DNA sequence from the Halorussus limi genome:
AAGGTTCGCGGTCGAATAGGTACGTGGGGTCCACCGCCCACGGCCGAATCGGTTCGCCCGCGACCAATTCCGGCAGGACGATGCGGACGAAGTGAACGACCAACACGAGAATCATCGGCCCGAGGAAGATACCGTACCACCCGAACATGAGCGGGCCGAAGATGTACGCCAACATGACGAGTCCGACGTGGAGGTTCCGCCCCGAGACGTAGGGCCGCAACACAAGGTCCGGAATCGTGTCCACGACGACGAGCGAGACGACGAAGAACAGCGCCGGGAACCAGAGGAACGCGGGGTCGGCTAGCGCGGTCTCGATGCCGAGATACGCCGAAACCGGGAAGTACACCAGTTTCATCCCGACGATGGGGATGAGGCTGGCCGCGCCGGTCAGCAGACCCAACAGCGTCGGATACGGGATGACGAGTTCGGTCGGCGCGAACATGTTGAGCGTGTTGTACGACGCCGCGCCGATGGTCCCAGTGAGCAGCGCGTTCAGGATGTTGCCGAAGAAGATGCTGTTGAAGTCCCGGTCGACCGCCCGAACGTACGCCTCCGCGACGCCGCCCTCGTCGCCGAACTGTCGGCGGAAGAACCGCGAGAGTCGGTGGTCGTCGCGGAGCAGGTAGAACGCGATTGCTATCATCACGAACAGGTGGAGGACCGCGTTGCCGATGAACCCGAGATACCCCAGCGCCGAGCGGCCGATCTCCTCGATCAGCGCGGGGTCGGGGTTCGCCAGCAACTCCTCGGGACTCCGGGCCAGCGTCGAAACGTCGATGTAGGGCTGAATCGCCCCCTGTAGCCCGTCTATGTCGGTCTTCTTGGCGATGTTGTTGAACTCCTGTAGCCCGATGGCCGCGGTGTAGGCCATCAGGAGCAACACCGGGAGCGCCAGCGCGAACAGCGCGGTCGCGGCGGCCAGACTCGCCGGACGGATGCGCCGCCGGAGGCGCTTGTACACCGGCCGGGTCGCGTAGTAGAGGAAGATGCCGAAGACGAAGGTGCCGACGAACGAGTAGACGACGTACAGCACCGCCGCTCCCAGCACCAACCCGACCAGCCACCAGCCGATTCGCGTCCGGTCGATGTCCAGACCGCCGACCATACCCAAGCCACTCGGGCGCTCTGGTAAAAATGTTCGCAGTCCGTGGGGTTCGGTTTCGAACCGACGCAAGTTCGCCAACCGACCGATGGCGGTCCGGCCGGCCGCCCCGAGTCCGCCAGACCGGGTGACGGCGCGACGGTACGCCGTCACACCTATTAGACCGGGGAGACATAGCTATCACTACATAGAGGTGGCGAGAGAGTGCCGGGTATCGCCGACTTCCTGACGCAGGTTCCCCTCGACAGCGAGGTGGTTCGCATCGCGCTGGCCGGCGCGCTGGGACTGTTCCTCGGACTGGAGCGCGAGTGGTCACACAAGCCCGCCGGCATCCGGACCTTCACGCTCATCAGCCTGCTCGGTGCGGTGTTCACCCTGCTCGACGAGGACGTTCTCCTCCTGCTCGGTGGCCTGCTCGTCATCGTGCAGGGTATCATGCTCGGCGTGCAGGGGCTGATGGCCGACGAGGAGGAAGAGGAGGGCCTGTCGCTGACGACTTCGGTGTCGATGCTGGTCTCGTTCGGCGTCGGCGCGCTCGTGATGCAGGGGCACATCCTCGTGGGCGTGACGGTGGCGGTGCTGTCGTCGCTGCTGCTCGTCCTCAAGCGCGAACTCCACAGTCTCGCGTGGGGGATGTCCCGGCAGGAGCTCCGGTCGGCCGTCGAGTTCGCCATCCTCGCGTTCGTCATCTACCCGCTCTTGCCCGACGAGCAGTTCGCCTTCGGCATCGAACCCCGCGTGGTCTGGCTGATGGTCGTCACGGTCGCGGCCATCGGCATCGTCAACTACGCCGTCGTGACGACCTACGGCGGCCGAGGAATCGCGGTCACGGGGTTCTTCGGCGGACTCGCGTCCTCGACCGCGGTCGTCGGGACGATGCTCGACCACGTGCGCCAGCGCCCCGAAGCGGCGTCCTACGGCGTGGCGGCCATCCTGCTCGCCGACGCCGCAATGGCGGTCCGGAACCTCGCCATCGCGCTGGCGTTCACCTTCGGCAGCCCGAAGCCGATTCTCTACGGCGCGATACTCCCGCTGGGCACGGTCATCCTCGGAAGCGTGGCCATCGCGGCGTACGCGGCCGACTGGTCCGAGCAGGTGGACATCGACCTCGAGAGCCCGTTCTCGCTCCGGAACGCGCTCGGGTTCGGAGCCATCTTCCTGCTGGTCATCGTGGGCGGCGCGCTCGCCCAACAGCAGTTCGGCTCCGCCGGGTTCTACGTCACCGCGATTCTCTCGGGACTGGTCTCCAGCGCGGGCGCGACCTCCTCGGCGGTCCTGCTCTACATGGGCGGCACTATCGACGCTCAGACCTCCGTCTTCGGCATCCTGCTGGCGACCGCCTCGTCCATCGTCGTGAAGGCCGCGCTGACTGTCTCGGCTCCCGACAAGAGCTTCAGCTATCGGGTCGCGGCGTGGAGCGGCGTCCTGCTCGCGGGGTCGGCGGTCGTCGCGGCGCTGGCGGCGGTGTAGTTCCGTCCCCGGTTCCGTCGGCGGCGGAACCTCGACCGTGACGCCGTCGGTGATTCCGCGCGGCGCAGTGCCAGCAGAAGTCGAACTTCGGACGGAGAGTTCGGACCTCTTGCAATTGTTGCCCGAAGCGCAAGAAACCAATTCAATTAAAGGGTGTCTCTTCATACCCCGTGTCATGGACAGAGACACCGCAGAACCGGCGGTCGAAGACATGCCCGGAAAGCGAGCGGAAGAGTGGGCCGACTACCACCACCAGTTCTCTGCACCGAGCACCTACGTCTACGACTTCGTCTGGGACTTCACCGCGGAGGCGGAGGGACCGTTCTGTACCGACGTGGACGGCAACGTCCTGATGGACTTCACCAGCCACGTCGCGGCCGCGCCGCTGGGGTACAACAACCCCAAAATCATGGAGAAGTTCGAGGAGTTCGACCTCGTGGACCCGACGAAAATCGCGGGGCAGGACTTCTACGCCTCGGGTGGCTGGCCGCCCGAGGACCCGGAACTCCCCGGCCCGACCCAGTTGATGGACCGGCTGACCGACCTGACCAGCCACTACGACATGGACACCGTCTTCCTCTCGAACTCGGGCGCGGAGGCGGTCGAGAACGCCATCAAAATCTGCTACGCGCAGGGCGGCCACCGGGCGTTCACCTTCGACGGCGCGTTCCACGGCCGGACCCTCGGCGCGCTCAGCCTCAACCGCTCGAAGGTCAACCACCGGAAGGGCTACCCCGAAATCGGGGGCGTCGTCTCGGTCCCGTACCCCTCCACATCGAAGGAGTACGAGGAGAAGTGGCTCACCGACGGTCCCGGCGGCAACGTCGTGGCGGACAAACTCGACCCCAAGCAGGGCGTCATCGACCCCGACGAGGTGGCGTACATCATCCTCGAACCCGTGCAGGGCGAGGGCGGCTACCGCGTCCCCCACGACGGGTTCGTCAGCGACCTCGCCGAGATTCGCGAGCGGTACGACGTGAACGTCATCAGCGACGAGATTCAGGCCGGAATGGGCCGGACGGGCGAGATGTGGGGCATCGACCACCTCGACCTCGAACCGGACGTCATCACCTCGGCGAAGGGTCTCCGGGCCGGCGCGACGGTCGCTAACTCCGAAGTGTTCCCGAAGGAGAAGGCGCGGCTCTCCTCGACGTGGGGCGCGGGCAAAATCGTGGACTCGATGCAGGGCGTGTTCACCGTCGACGCCATCCGCGAGTACGACCTGCTCGACAACGTGACCGAGCGCGGCCGCCAGATGACCGAACTCCTCGAAGACGCCGAACTCCCGAACGTCATCGACGTGCGGGGCCGCGGCCTGATGCTCGCGGTCGAGTTCGACACCCAGGAGCGCCGCGAAGCGGTCGTCAAGGCCGCCCTCAAGCGCGGCCTGCTGACCCTCGGCTGTGGCCACAAGACGCTCCGACTCCTGCCGCCGCTCGACGTGACCGAGCGCGAAATCGAACTCGCCTTCGACCTGTTCAGCGCCGCGGTCGAAGACGTGGCCTGAGCGGTCTCTCGGGCGTTCGTTCTCTCTCGGCTACTGGTTCTCTCGCGGGCCGTCGTTCTCCGTCGAACATTCGTCCTCTCTCGGTCTCGGTTCGCTCGGCAACGGTCTCGGTACTCTCAGCCTCAGTTTGGTTCGCTGGGCCTCCCTCTTCCGAATCGCTGCTCCGCCATGCTACTCCAGCGCCAGAAGGTGATACGCCGACTCGCCGGTCTGAGCGACGACGTAGAGGACGCCGTCGTCGAGCGTCGGGCCGGGGCCGACGCGGCCGTGGAAACTCCGTTCGAACCGGACCGCCGGACCGTCGGCCAGCGGCACCGACTTCGGTGTCGGGTCGAGCGCGTAGAGGGCGTCGCCGCCGACGAACAGCGTGTCGCGGCCGAGCGCCGGCGCGGTGTGTCGCCAGTCGCCCGTGTCGAACCGCCACCGCTCCTCGCCGGTGTCCGTGTCGAGCGCGCGGAGGTCGTCCGTGCCGTTCGCGTAGAGATGGTCTTCGACGGCCAAGCCGCCGTCCGCCCATCCCGTCTCCGTCGCCCAGTCGACGTCTCGTCGGGGCACGTTTTCGAGGAGGATGCCGTACGTCCGGCCGTCGCGACAGTTGACGTAGACCGCGTCGGTGTCGGCCGTCGGCGGGGACCTCGGCACGGCGGGAAAGTTCCACTCGCCCGCGGCGACGCCCTCGGGACCGACGAGAAACAGTTTCCCGGCCTCGCTGGCGACCGCGACGTAGTGCCCGAAGTGGACGGCGGGGGACCCGAGGAGTCGACCGAACAACTGGCGCGACCAGTCGGTCTCGCCGGTCTCGGGGTCGAGAGCGAAGAGGGTCTCGTCCGCGGGGACGTAGAGTCGCTTTCCGGCGTAGGTCGCGGGCGCTCGCACCGAGACATCCTCGCCGAGCGTCCGCTTCCAGCGCGGTTCGCCGGTCGGGGCGTCGAGCGCGACGACGCCGTCCGTCGTCCCGGCGTAGAGCGTCTCGCCGCGAACGAGCGGGAGCGTCCGAATCTCGGGGGCGCGCCACGCCTCGGACCCGTCGGCGGCGTCGAGGGCGCGGAGGCCGTCGGAGAGGTAGTAGACGCGGCCGCCCGCCGCGATTGGTTCGTGCTGGCGCAGTTGAGGCACCTCGACGCGCCACCGCTCGGTCACGCCGTCGGTCGGGGCCTTCCCGTCCCCGACCGCGCGGGTGTTTCCGGCGTTACAGCCGAAACTCGACCAGTCGCCGTTCGCGCCGTAGGCGTGTCCGTCGGGGTCCGGTAGCTCTTCGACGCCGGACTTCGGCGGGTCGTTCGGCGTCGCGGTGCATCCGGCGAGCGTCGTCGCTCCGAGGGCGGCGAGGAACGTCCGTCGAGAGGGCATACGCTCGCCGTCTCGTTCGAGGAGGATAGGTTTTCTCACACGTTTCGGGCGTCGGTCCCCGGCGGGCGCTTCGCCAGATTCCCGACAAGATTGATAACGGGAATCCCCGATGTTACGACCATGTATCAGCTCAGCGATTCCCTCCGCGAGGAGTCCTCCCCGGTTGCGAGGCTCCTCGGCGCGATTCGGAGTCGGGTCGCGGGCGCGCTCGGCGTGGTCGCGGTCCTCGCCGTCGTCGCGCTTCCGGACCCGCTCCCGGCGCTCCCGCCCGGGGCCTACGCGGTCGTGGGCGCGGTCGAAGGTATCGGTCTCGCGGTCGCGGCCGAGAACCTCATGTGGCGGCCCGCCAAGCGGTTCGACTGGGCGCGCGCGAGCAGACGAGTCGGCGGCGTCGCCGCGGCGGCCGCGCTGTTCGTCGTCGCCATGGCCGCGCTCGGCGTGGACCTCGGGCCGCGCGACCGGGCGCTGTTGGCCGGGTTCTGCCTCTCGGGACCGGCCGCCATCGCCGCGCTCGACTACCTCAAGGCGCGGGTGCAGGCCGACCTGCTCGGGAGCGAGTCGGCGACGTGACTCGCCGGCCCCGCCGACCGACGTGACGTTTTAGTCACCCCGGCTACTTCTCTCGCGGTATGAGTCAACTCGCAGCACGCGAACCCGAAGTGCGGAGCTTCGAGGCGACCGTCACGGACGTGGACGGCCGCGCGGTCACGCTGGACGAGAGCCACTTCTACGCCGAGAGCGGCGGCCAACCCGCCGACCGCGGAACCCTCGGCGGAGTCGCAGTCGCGGACGTCCAGAAGCGTGACGGCGAAATCGTCCACCGCCTCGCCGACGACCCCGACTTCGCGGTCGGCGAGACGGTCCGGGCGGAGATAGACGACGAGTTCCGGACCTACTGTGCCCGCGCTCACACCGCGAGCCACGTCCTCTACGGCGCCGGCCGCAAGGTGCTGGACGAACTGGGCTACGGCGGGTTCGACATCGGCGAGGAGAAGGTCAGGGTGGACTTCACCACCGCGACCGACATCACCGACGAGACGCTGGCCGAACTGGAGCGCCTGACCAACCGGGCGGTCTGGGACTCGCTGGCCGTGTCGTGGGAGGAGATTCCCGAGGCGGAGGCGCGCGAACGCGACGAGGTGGCGTTCAACACCAAGACCGAGGAGGGCGTGATGAGCGAGTCCGACACCGTGCGCGTGGTCAGCGTGGACGGGTGGGACTGGGCGGCCTGCGGGGGCACCCACGTCACCAACACCCGCGAAATCGGTCCCGTGACCCTCCTCGGCCGGTCGAACCCCGGAGAAGGGCTGACCCGCGTGGAGTTCGCGGTCGGCCCGACCGCCATCCGCCGCCGGGCCGCGGACGTGCGCGCCGCCCGCGAGGCCGCCCGAACCCTCGACGTGGGCATGGGCGAACTCCCCGAAGCGGCCGAGCGCGTCGCCGAGCAGGTCGAACGACTAGAGGCCGACCTCGCGGACGCCAAAGAGGACCTGCTCGACGCGCGCCTCGCGGACCTCCGGGAGGAGTCGGTCGAGCGCGACGGCGGGGAGTGGTTGGTCGGCACCGTCTCGGAGTTCGGCCCGAACGAGGTCGCCGACCGCGCCCGCGAGGCGGTCGGCGACGACGGCGGTTCGCCCGACGCGGTGGTCCTCGCGGGCGAGGACGGCGCGACGTTCGTCGTGGCCGCGACCGGCGGCGACCCCGACGCCGGCGACGTGGTGGACGACGTGACCGCGGAGTTCGGCGGCGGGGGCGGCGGCAGTCCGACCTTCGCGCAGGGCGGCGGTCTCGACGCCGGCCCGGAGGCGGTCGTGTCGTTCCTGCGGGAATAATCGAGATATATAGTTCGTTCTCTAGGCAATATTTTTGCACCTGAGAGAATGAATTTCATTTCTTTCCTCCGTTCGACTCTCCGCACCGTCTCCCCACCGACCGCTTTCGCACCGAACCGAGAACAGGCAACTTTTTCCACGCTCTCCCCGACGGTAGCGGTATGAACCTCTCCGACGAGCAACGGGCCATCCGCGAGGTCGTGCGGGAGTTCGCGGTCGAGGAGATTCGCCCGACCGCGGCCGAGTGCGACGAGGAGCAGTCGTTCCCCGAAGACGTCTGGGACGGCCTCGCCGACCTCGACATGACCAGCCTCACGGTCCCCGAGGAGTACGGGGGTCTCGACGTGGACCGCCTGACCTACAGCGTCGTCAACGAGGAGGTCGCCTACGGGATGCTCTCGGTAGCGACCGCGCTCTCGGTCCACAGCCTCGCGACCTCCTGCATCGCGGAGTTCGGCGACGAGGACCAGAAAGAGCGGTGGCTCCCCGACATGGCCGAGGGCCGCCCGGTCGGCGCGTTCGCGCTCTCGGAACCGCAGGCCGGGTCGAACCCCGCCGAGATGACCACCGAGGCGAAGCGAGAGGGCGACGAGTACGTCATAAACGGCAAGAAGCAGTGGATAACCAACGGCCAGCGCGCGGGCGTCGTCGTCCTGTTCGCCAAGACCGACCGCGACGACCCCCGGTCGGTCACGCAGTTCGTCGTCCCCAAAGACGCCGACGGACTGGAGGTCGGCAAGAAGGAGGACAAACTCGGCCTGCGGGCGAGCGACACCACCAGCCTGATTTTCGACGACGTGCGCATTCCGGCGGAGAACCGCCTGACCGAGGAGGGCAAGGGACTGTCGGCGGCGTTCCACATCCTGACCGGCGGGCGCATCGGCATCGCCAGTCAGTCGGTCGGACTGGCCCAGTCCGCGCTCGACGAGGCCGTCGCGTACGCCAAGGACCGCGAGCAGTTCGACAAGCCCATCGCCGACATCCAGACCATCCGGCACAAAATCGCCGACATGAAGACCCAACTGGAGGCCGCGCGCCTGCTGACCCGCGACGCCGCCCGGCGCGACGACGAGGGAGAGAGCGTCGAGATGGCCGCCAGCATGGCGAAGTACTTCGCCAGCGAGGCCGCGGTGGACGTGACCAACGAGGCGGTCCAGATTCACGGCGGCTACGGCTACACCACCGACTTCGACGTGGAACGACTCTATCGGGACTCGAAGATTACGACCATCTACGAGGGCACTTCCGAAATTCAGAAGAAGGTCATCGCCCGGAACGTGTTGGAATAGCGCCGCTTCCCGGCAGACTTATCGGGGTCCGCCGAAACGCCGATAAACGAAATGGTCGTTTCCGAAGAATCGGTCCTGGTGGACTTCGACGCCGACGCCGCGCTCGCGGCCGCCCGCGAGGCGAGCGACGAGTCGGTTCGGCTCTGCGTGGAGTACACGCCCGAGGAGTTTCACACGCTCTGGGCCGACGAGACGACGATGGCGACGTACGCCGGGGACGAAGACGAGATGCGCGACCACTTCGAGGAGGTCCACAGGTACGTCCACGTGGATTTCACCGAGCGTGACCTGTTCGCCGACATCCTCCGCGACGCCGGCGAGATTCGGGCGTTCGTGACCTACGCGGAGAACGGCACGTTCGTCCGGACTCTGCTCGGCCAGCAGGGACTGTTCCTCTCGCTGGCCCCCGATACCGATGTCACGGCGGTCGTACAGGCGGTCGAATCGCGAGTGGAGTAGTCGGCGACGGACCGCGCCGACGCCGGGCGTGACGACCACGACCGACACCCCTTTTTCGGCGCCTACCGTATCGCAGGGCGTGACCGAAACTGACGCCAGCGACGCAGAGGCGGTCGTCTACGACTTGGACGGGACGCTCGTCCGCCTCGCGGTGGACTGGGAAGACGTGGAGCGCCGACTGGCCGACCTGCTGGAACGCGAGGGCGTGGACGCCGACCCGCTGAGCGCGTGGGACCTCCTCTCGGCCGCCGAGGAGTTGGGCGTCGGCGGCGAGGCCGACGCCCTCATCGCGGCGGCGGAACGCGACGGGGCCGAGGTCTCCGAGCGCCTGCCCCTCGCCGACGAACTCCTCGACCGCGAGATGCCGGTGGGCGTCTGCTCGCTCAACCACGAGGAGGCGGTCCGAATCGCGCTCGACCGCCACGACCTCACCGAACACGTCGAGAGCGTCGTGGGTCGGGGCACCGTGCCCGAGCGCAAGCCCCATCCGAGGGCGTTGCTGGCGGCGGTCGAGGAGTTGGGCGTCGAACCCGAGGACGTGCTGTTCGTCGGCGACTCGGCGAGCGACGAGGAGACCGCAGAACGGGCCGGGACGCAGTTCGAGTGGGTCTAATTTTCGGACTTCGAGGCGGTGTCTTCCGCCGCTGAGGCGTCTTCCACCCGTCTCGCGTACAGGAAAACCCCTACCGCGACGACGAACCAGACGAGTGCGCCGACCCGAATCGCGAACTCGGCCCGGGCCGCCCACGTCGGCAGCGAGACCCCGACGAGCCACGCGACGACGGCGACCACGGGCGCACCGACGACGATGGTGACGACGAAGGTGGTCTGCATCACCCACCCGTAATCGACGCCTTCGGGGTCGTGAGTCTCGACTGGTTCGGGCACGTCCGAAAGGCGGGACGCTCGGGGCTTAAACGTTGCACTCTCGTTCCGACACGGCTCAACTCTCGACTTCCTCGACCGAGACCGTCCGCATCTCGTCGTCCTCTCGCTCCCGTTCGACCCGCAGTTGGATGCCCTGCTCGCGGTCGCTCTCCTCGACAGTGTGGACCACCTTCGGCGTCGCGGCGGCGTCGAGCATCGTCATCTCCTCGCCCTCGTTGACGAGGCTGTAACCGCTCTCGACGCAGTGGCCCATGAGCGCGCAGTCGCGGGTGTGAGAGCGGGCCGCCGCCAGCAGGTCGTCGCGGGCGTTCTTGCGCACGCAGCCGTTGTCGATGACGTACCCCTCGACCGTCTCGGAGTTCGTCGTCTCTCCGGCAACCATCGCGTCCGCCTAGTACCGACCCACACTTGCATTCTCTGGCCAGGAAACCGCCGGTCGCCCGGCGGAACTATCACGAACGACCGGAACCGAACAGGTTTAACACACCGCGTACCAGTTCCCGAACATGGCGACGACGGTTCAGGACCTCGCGGAGATGGCAGGGGACGAGGAGATAACGATGCTGACCGCCTACGACGCGCCGACCGCGGCAATCGTAGACGAGGCCGGCGTCGACGTGATTCTGGTCGGCGACAGCATGGGCAACGCGGTGCTGGGCCACGACTCGACGCTCCCCGTGACCGTGTCGGAGATGCAGAGCCGGACCGCCGCGGTCGCCCGCGCGACCGGCGACGCGATGGTGGTCGCGGACATGCCGTTTCTGAGCTACGGCGTGGACGAGGGCGAGGCCGTCGAGAACTGCGGCCGAATGCTCAAGGAGGCCGAGGCCAACGCGGTCAAACTGGAGAGCGGTCCGCACACCGTCGAACTCACCGAGCGACTCGTGGACCTCGGGATTCCCGTGATGGCGCACCTCGGTCTGACGCCCCAGCGCGTCAACCAACTCGGGGGCTACTTCCGGCAGGGCACCGACGAGGAGAGCGCCGGGGAGATGCTTGAACTCGCTAAGGCCCACGAGGAGGCCGGAGCCTTCTCGCTGGTCCTCGAACACGTCCCCTCGAACGTCGCGGCACAGATAACCGAGGCCATCGACATCCCCACCATCGGCATCGGCGCCGGTCCGGACACCGACGGACAGGTCCTCGTGTTGAACGACGTGTTCGGCCTGAGCGACCGGAGTCCGTACTTCTCCGAGCAGTTCGGCGACGTGAAAAGCGAGATGGAGCGGGCCGTCGCCGGCTTCCGCGAGGCGGTCGAGTCGGGCGAGTTCCCGGCCGAGGAACACAGCTACAGCGAAGACGAGATAGACGAGATTTACTGAGCGCGCTCACCGACCGGCGTCTTTCTTTCGAGACGAGCATCGCGTCCGGTGGTGCCCGTCAAATTCCCGCGTCGTCCAGAAACTCGCCGAGAGCGGCGTTGAACCCCTCGGGGTCCTCCAGCATGGCGAGGTGGGCCGCGCCCTGCACCTCGCGGTACCGGCCGCCGGGAATCGCGTCGGCGAGCGACTCGTGGTACTCCGGCGGGGTGAGGTGGTCGTGTTCGCCGACGAGCGCGAGCGTCGGGACCTCGATTCGGGAGAGGTCGTCCCGAACGTCGAAGACGTGGCAGGTCTCGAAGTCCCGGCGGGTCACGCGCTGGCCGACCTCCTTCATCGCCTCGGTCGAAAGCTCGACGTACCGCGAGTCGGCGTCGTGGAACAGGCGGTCCTCGCCGTGGAGGAACTCGACCGCGCGGTCGAAGTCAGAGTCGAGCCAGCGCCGGAGGTCGGCCAGCACGGGGAGTTTCGCCCCCGTCCCGGCGAGGACGAGACCGTCGAGGCCGTGGTCGCGCTCGATTGCGAGTTGGAGCGCGACCGCGCCGCCCAGCGAGTTGCCGACCAGCACGCCCGCGTCGGTCTCCTCGGCGACCGCCAGCACGTCGTCGGCGTAGGCCGAGAGGGTCTCCCACCCGGGGTCGGCGTCGAAGTCCTCGGACTCGCCGTGGCCGCTCAGGTCGAGCGCGACCACCGGTCGCCGGCTCGCCAGTCTTCCGAGTTGCCCCTTCCAGACCTCGTGCGTGCCGCCGGACCCGTGGACACAGAGGAGCGGCGACCCCTCGCCGCCGCGGTCGGCCACTCGGTAGGCCGTCGTGCGTCCGTGGTGCGTGACCTGTTGCATGCGACGAGGTTCGTGTGCGCGAGACAAAACACCCCCGGTCGGTTCGCGGAGGGTCGAGACGATTCTTCGCGCCCGACCGCTTCCTGAACCGCAATTCACCTCTCGAAATCCCACCCCTACGCCTTACCGTGATTAGTCGGGGAAAGGTTTAAGTACTTGAACCACTAACTTCTGGTTAGGATTAGAATGTCATTGAAGCACATCACCGAACGTGACGACGTGTTCACCCGGCGCTACGAGTACGAAGACGCCGAGGTCCTCGCGGCCGACCTCGGGGTCACGGGCGACGCCTCCGTGGACGTTCTCGACGACACCGCAATCGTCGTCTTCGACGGCGACGAGGAGACTCAGCAGGTCGAGTTCCAACTGCCCGACGGAGGGGCGGAAGCGTTTATCACCAACGGCGTCCTCACTATCGAGGTGGGACTATGAAGCTCACCGTCAAGCCGTTGAAACAGAAGGACGCCGGGCGCGGACTGGCCGCGGTAGACCGCCAGTCGATGCACGAACTCGGCGTCGAAAACGGCGATTACATCGTCATCGAGGGGAAGAATCAGGGTCGGGCGGTGGCCCGCGTCTGGCCGGGCTACCCCGAAGACGAGGGACGGAGCATCGTCCGCATCGACGGGCAACTCCGACAGGAGGCCGGGGTCGGCATCGACGACA
Encoded proteins:
- a CDS encoding AI-2E family transporter, whose product is MVGGLDIDRTRIGWWLVGLVLGAAVLYVVYSFVGTFVFGIFLYYATRPVYKRLRRRIRPASLAAATALFALALPVLLLMAYTAAIGLQEFNNIAKKTDIDGLQGAIQPYIDVSTLARSPEELLANPDPALIEEIGRSALGYLGFIGNAVLHLFVMIAIAFYLLRDDHRLSRFFRRQFGDEGGVAEAYVRAVDRDFNSIFFGNILNALLTGTIGAASYNTLNMFAPTELVIPYPTLLGLLTGAASLIPIVGMKLVYFPVSAYLGIETALADPAFLWFPALFFVVSLVVVDTIPDLVLRPYVSGRNLHVGLVMLAYIFGPLMFGWYGIFLGPMILVLVVHFVRIVLPELVAGEPIRPWAVDPTYLFDREPSAANAGETFGSGGSSAEVGETEAADAADSASADGTSASDETGADGSDGVETPPGRTDR
- a CDS encoding MgtC/SapB family protein, with translation MPGIADFLTQVPLDSEVVRIALAGALGLFLGLEREWSHKPAGIRTFTLISLLGAVFTLLDEDVLLLLGGLLVIVQGIMLGVQGLMADEEEEEGLSLTTSVSMLVSFGVGALVMQGHILVGVTVAVLSSLLLVLKRELHSLAWGMSRQELRSAVEFAILAFVIYPLLPDEQFAFGIEPRVVWLMVVTVAAIGIVNYAVVTTYGGRGIAVTGFFGGLASSTAVVGTMLDHVRQRPEAASYGVAAILLADAAMAVRNLAIALAFTFGSPKPILYGAILPLGTVILGSVAIAAYAADWSEQVDIDLESPFSLRNALGFGAIFLLVIVGGALAQQQFGSAGFYVTAILSGLVSSAGATSSAVLLYMGGTIDAQTSVFGILLATASSIVVKAALTVSAPDKSFSYRVAAWSGVLLAGSAVVAALAAV
- a CDS encoding class-III pyridoxal-phosphate-dependent aminotransferase, encoding MDRDTAEPAVEDMPGKRAEEWADYHHQFSAPSTYVYDFVWDFTAEAEGPFCTDVDGNVLMDFTSHVAAAPLGYNNPKIMEKFEEFDLVDPTKIAGQDFYASGGWPPEDPELPGPTQLMDRLTDLTSHYDMDTVFLSNSGAEAVENAIKICYAQGGHRAFTFDGAFHGRTLGALSLNRSKVNHRKGYPEIGGVVSVPYPSTSKEYEEKWLTDGPGGNVVADKLDPKQGVIDPDEVAYIILEPVQGEGGYRVPHDGFVSDLAEIRERYDVNVISDEIQAGMGRTGEMWGIDHLDLEPDVITSAKGLRAGATVANSEVFPKEKARLSSTWGAGKIVDSMQGVFTVDAIREYDLLDNVTERGRQMTELLEDAELPNVIDVRGRGLMLAVEFDTQERREAVVKAALKRGLLTLGCGHKTLRLLPPLDVTEREIELAFDLFSAAVEDVA
- a CDS encoding outer membrane protein assembly factor BamB family protein, translating into MPSRRTFLAALGATTLAGCTATPNDPPKSGVEELPDPDGHAYGANGDWSSFGCNAGNTRAVGDGKAPTDGVTERWRVEVPQLRQHEPIAAGGRVYYLSDGLRALDAADGSEAWRAPEIRTLPLVRGETLYAGTTDGVVALDAPTGEPRWKRTLGEDVSVRAPATYAGKRLYVPADETLFALDPETGETDWSRQLFGRLLGSPAVHFGHYVAVASEAGKLFLVGPEGVAAGEWNFPAVPRSPPTADTDAVYVNCRDGRTYGILLENVPRRDVDWATETGWADGGLAVEDHLYANGTDDLRALDTDTGEERWRFDTGDWRHTAPALGRDTLFVGGDALYALDPTPKSVPLADGPAVRFERSFHGRVGPGPTLDDGVLYVVAQTGESAYHLLALE
- a CDS encoding alanyl-tRNA editing protein, which encodes MSQLAAREPEVRSFEATVTDVDGRAVTLDESHFYAESGGQPADRGTLGGVAVADVQKRDGEIVHRLADDPDFAVGETVRAEIDDEFRTYCARAHTASHVLYGAGRKVLDELGYGGFDIGEEKVRVDFTTATDITDETLAELERLTNRAVWDSLAVSWEEIPEAEARERDEVAFNTKTEEGVMSESDTVRVVSVDGWDWAACGGTHVTNTREIGPVTLLGRSNPGEGLTRVEFAVGPTAIRRRAADVRAAREAARTLDVGMGELPEAAERVAEQVERLEADLADAKEDLLDARLADLREESVERDGGEWLVGTVSEFGPNEVADRAREAVGDDGGSPDAVVLAGEDGATFVVAATGGDPDAGDVVDDVTAEFGGGGGGSPTFAQGGGLDAGPEAVVSFLRE
- a CDS encoding acyl-CoA dehydrogenase family protein, which gives rise to MNLSDEQRAIREVVREFAVEEIRPTAAECDEEQSFPEDVWDGLADLDMTSLTVPEEYGGLDVDRLTYSVVNEEVAYGMLSVATALSVHSLATSCIAEFGDEDQKERWLPDMAEGRPVGAFALSEPQAGSNPAEMTTEAKREGDEYVINGKKQWITNGQRAGVVVLFAKTDRDDPRSVTQFVVPKDADGLEVGKKEDKLGLRASDTTSLIFDDVRIPAENRLTEEGKGLSAAFHILTGGRIGIASQSVGLAQSALDEAVAYAKDREQFDKPIADIQTIRHKIADMKTQLEAARLLTRDAARRDDEGESVEMAASMAKYFASEAAVDVTNEAVQIHGGYGYTTDFDVERLYRDSKITTIYEGTSEIQKKVIARNVLE
- a CDS encoding HAD family hydrolase translates to MTETDASDAEAVVYDLDGTLVRLAVDWEDVERRLADLLEREGVDADPLSAWDLLSAAEELGVGGEADALIAAAERDGAEVSERLPLADELLDREMPVGVCSLNHEEAVRIALDRHDLTEHVESVVGRGTVPERKPHPRALLAAVEELGVEPEDVLFVGDSASDEETAERAGTQFEWV
- a CDS encoding DUF5822 domain-containing protein; this translates as MPEPVETHDPEGVDYGWVMQTTFVVTIVVGAPVVAVVAWLVGVSLPTWAARAEFAIRVGALVWFVVAVGVFLYARRVEDASAAEDTASKSEN